The following coding sequences lie in one Arachis hypogaea cultivar Tifrunner chromosome 4, arahy.Tifrunner.gnm2.J5K5, whole genome shotgun sequence genomic window:
- the LOC140184256 gene encoding uncharacterized protein translates to MDYLGGQYLHHMVAIDLSCNEISGEIPDIMGSLNGLVVLNLSNNMFTGSIPSSFGKLSNLEVLDLSLNDLSGNIPQQLTGLTFLNFFNVSFNNLSGPIPENGQLSTFDENSFKGNKDLCGIRLLKKCEDHPKLPLQKPDGDQDSESGSFFELYWMVIVIGYGGGLLAGLALGNAFAVDVFRLLKKIF, encoded by the coding sequence atggattATCTTGGGGGTCAATACCTTCATCACATGGTAGCCATTGATCTTTCATGTAACGAAATTTCTGGAGAGATTCCAGATATCATGGGAAGTTTGAATGGTCTTGTTGTGCTCAATTTGTCCAATAACATGTTTACTGGCAGCATTCCATCTTCCTTCGGAAAGCTTTCAAATCTTGAAGTTCTCGACCTTTCTCTCAATGACTTGTCAGGGAATATTCCTCAACAACTCACAGGGCTAACcttcttgaatttcttcaatgTGTCTTTCAACAATCTGTCAGGTCCAATCCCAGAAAATGGCCAACTTTCAACATTTGATGAAAATTCATTTAAGGGAAACAAAGATTTGTGCGGGATTCGGTTGTTGAAGAAATGTGAAGATCATCCTAAGCTTCCATTGCAAAAACCTGATGGCGATCAAGATTCTGAGTCGGGATCTTTCTTTgaattgtattggatggtaattgTAATTGGATATGGGGGTGGCCTTCTTGCTGGGTTAGCACTGGGAAATGCTTTCGCCGTAGATGTTTTTAGGTTGCTGAAAAAGATCTTTTAA